The following proteins are co-located in the Gorilla gorilla gorilla isolate KB3781 chromosome 18, NHGRI_mGorGor1-v2.1_pri, whole genome shotgun sequence genome:
- the SCNN1B gene encoding epithelial sodium channel subunit beta isoform X1 produces the protein MHVKKYLLKGLHRLQKGPGYTYKELLVWYCDNTNTHGPKRIICEGPKKKAMWFLLTLLFAALVCWQWGIFIRTYLSWEVSVSLSVGFKTMDFPAVTICNASPFKYSKIKHLLKDLDELMEAVLERILAPELSHANATRNLNFSIWNHTPLVLIDERNPHHPMVLDLFGDNHNGLTSSSASEKICNAHGCKMAMRLCSLNGTQCTFRNFTSATQAVTEWYILQATNIFAQVPQQELVEMSYPGEQMILACLFGAEPCNYRNFTSIFYPHYGNCYIFNWGMTEKALPSANPGTEFGLKLILDIGQEDYVPFLASTAGVRLMLHEQRSYPFIRDEGIYAMSGTETSIGVLVDKLQRMGEPYSPCTVNGSEVPVQNFYSDYNTTYSIQACLRSCFQDHMIHNCNCGHYLYPLPRGEKYCNNRDFPDWAHCYSDLQMSVAQRETCIGMCKESCNDTQYKMTISMADWPSEASEDWIFHVLSQERDQSTNITLSRKGIVKLNIYFQEFNYRTIEESAANNIVWLLSNLGGQFGFWMGGSVLCLIEFGEIIIDFVWITIIKLVALAKSLRQRRAQASYAGPPPTVAELVEAHTNFGFQPDTAPRSPNTGPYPNEQALPIPGTPPPNYDSLHLQPLDVIESDSEGDAI, from the exons ATGCACGTGAAGAAGTACCTGCTGAAGGGCCTGCATCGGCTGCAGAAGGGCCCCGGCTACACGTACAAGGAGCTGCTGGTGTGGTACTGCGACAACACCAACACCCACGGCCCCAAGCGCATCATCTGTGAGGGGCCCAAGAAGAAAGCCATGTGGTTCCTGCTCACCCTGCTCTTCGCCGCCCTCGTCTGCTGGCAGTGGGGCATCTTCATCAGGACCTACTTGAGCTGGGAGGTCAGCGTCTCCCTCTCCGTAGGCTTCAAGACCATGGACTTCCCCGCCGTCACCATCTGCAATGCTAGCCCCTTCAA GTATTCCAAAATCAAGCATTTGCTGAAGGACCTGGATGAGCTGATGGAAGCTGTCCTGGAGAGGATCCTGGCTCCTGAGCTAAGCCATGCCAATGCCACCAGGAACCTGAACTTCTCCATCTGGAACCACACACCCCTGGTCCTTATTGATGAACGGAACCCCCACCACCCCATGGTCCTTGATCTCTTTGGAGACAACCACAATGGCTTGACAAGCAGCTCAGCATCAGAAAAGATCTGTAATGCCCACGGGTGCAAAATGGCCATGAGACTA TGTAGCCTCAACGGGACCCAGTGCACCTTCCGGAACTTCACCAGCGCTACCCAGGCAGTGACAGAGTGGTACATCCTGCAGGCCACCAACATCTTTGCACAGGTGCCACAGCAGGAGCTGGTGGAGATGAGCTACCCCGGCGAGCAGATGATCCTGGCCTGCCTGTTCGGAGCTGAGCCCTGCAACTACCG GAACTTCACGTCCATCTTCTACCCTCACTATGGCAACTGTTACATCTTCAACTGGGGCATGACAGAGAAGGCACTTCCTTCGGCCAACCCTGGAACTGAATTCG GCCTGAAGTTGATCCTGGACATAGGCCAGGAAGACTACGTCCCCTTCCTCGCGTCCACGGCCGGGGTCAGGCTGATGCTTCACGAGCAGAGGTCATACCCCTTCATCAGAGATGAGGGCATCTACGCCATGTCAGGGACGGAGACGTCCATCGGGGTACTCGTG GACAAGCTTCAGCGCATGGGGGAGCCCTACAGCCCGTGCACCGTGAACGGTTCTGAGGTCCCCGTCCAAAACTTCTACAGTGACTACAACACGACCTACTCCATCCAG GCCTGTCTTCGCTCCTGCTTCCAAGACCACATGATCCATAACTGCAACTGTGGCCACTACCTGTACCCACTGCCCCGTGGGGAGAAATACTGCAACAACCGGGACTTCCCAGACTGGG CCCATTGCTACTCAGATCTACAGATGAGCGTGGCACAGAGAGAGACCTGCATTGGCATGTGCAAGGAGTCCTGCAA TGACACCCAGTACAAGATGACCATCTCCATGGCTGACTGGCCTTCTGAGGCCTCTGAG GACTGGATTTTCCACGTCTTGTCTCAGGAGCGGGACCAAAGCACCAATATCACCCTGAGCAG GAAGGGAATTGTCAAGCTCAACATCTACTTCCAAGAATTTAACTATCGCACCATTGAAGAATCAGCAGCCAATAAC ATCGTCTGGCTGCTCTCGAATCTGGGTGGCCAGTTTGGCTTCTGGATGGGGGGCTCTGTGCTGTGCCTCATCGAGTTTGGGGAGATCATCATCGACTTTGTGTGGATCACCATCATCAAGCTGGTGGCCTTGGCCAAGAGCCTACGGCAGCGGCGAGCCCAAGCCAGCTATGCTGGCCCACCGCCCACCGTGGCCGAGCTGGTGGAGGCCCACACCAACTTCGGCTTCCAGCCTGACACGGCCCCCCGCAGCCCCAACACCGGGCCCTACCCCAATGAGCAAGCGCTGCCCATCCCGGGCACCCCGCCCCCCAACTATGACTCCCTGCATCTGCAGCCACTGGACGTCATCGAGTCTGACAGTGAGGGTGATGCCATCTaa
- the SCNN1B gene encoding epithelial sodium channel subunit beta isoform X2, with protein MHVKKYLLKGLHRLQKGPGYTYKELLVWYCDNTNTHGPKRIICEGPKKKAMWFLLTLLFAALVCWQWGIFIRTYLSWEVSVSLSVGFKTMDFPAVTICNASPFKYSKIKHLLKDLDELMEAVLERILAPELSHANATRNLNFSIWNHTPLVLIDERNPHHPMVLDLFGDNHNGLTSSSASEKICNAHGCKMAMRLCSLNGTQCTFRNFTSATQAVTEWYILQATNIFAQVPQQELVEMSYPGEQMILACLFGAEPCNYRNFTSIFYPHYGNCYIFNWGMTEKALPSANPGTEFGLKLILDIGQEDYVPFLASTAGVRLMLHEQRSYPFIRDEGIYAMSGTETSIGVLVACLRSCFQDHMIHNCNCGHYLYPLPRGEKYCNNRDFPDWAHCYSDLQMSVAQRETCIGMCKESCNDTQYKMTISMADWPSEASEDWIFHVLSQERDQSTNITLSRKGIVKLNIYFQEFNYRTIEESAANNIVWLLSNLGGQFGFWMGGSVLCLIEFGEIIIDFVWITIIKLVALAKSLRQRRAQASYAGPPPTVAELVEAHTNFGFQPDTAPRSPNTGPYPNEQALPIPGTPPPNYDSLHLQPLDVIESDSEGDAI; from the exons ATGCACGTGAAGAAGTACCTGCTGAAGGGCCTGCATCGGCTGCAGAAGGGCCCCGGCTACACGTACAAGGAGCTGCTGGTGTGGTACTGCGACAACACCAACACCCACGGCCCCAAGCGCATCATCTGTGAGGGGCCCAAGAAGAAAGCCATGTGGTTCCTGCTCACCCTGCTCTTCGCCGCCCTCGTCTGCTGGCAGTGGGGCATCTTCATCAGGACCTACTTGAGCTGGGAGGTCAGCGTCTCCCTCTCCGTAGGCTTCAAGACCATGGACTTCCCCGCCGTCACCATCTGCAATGCTAGCCCCTTCAA GTATTCCAAAATCAAGCATTTGCTGAAGGACCTGGATGAGCTGATGGAAGCTGTCCTGGAGAGGATCCTGGCTCCTGAGCTAAGCCATGCCAATGCCACCAGGAACCTGAACTTCTCCATCTGGAACCACACACCCCTGGTCCTTATTGATGAACGGAACCCCCACCACCCCATGGTCCTTGATCTCTTTGGAGACAACCACAATGGCTTGACAAGCAGCTCAGCATCAGAAAAGATCTGTAATGCCCACGGGTGCAAAATGGCCATGAGACTA TGTAGCCTCAACGGGACCCAGTGCACCTTCCGGAACTTCACCAGCGCTACCCAGGCAGTGACAGAGTGGTACATCCTGCAGGCCACCAACATCTTTGCACAGGTGCCACAGCAGGAGCTGGTGGAGATGAGCTACCCCGGCGAGCAGATGATCCTGGCCTGCCTGTTCGGAGCTGAGCCCTGCAACTACCG GAACTTCACGTCCATCTTCTACCCTCACTATGGCAACTGTTACATCTTCAACTGGGGCATGACAGAGAAGGCACTTCCTTCGGCCAACCCTGGAACTGAATTCG GCCTGAAGTTGATCCTGGACATAGGCCAGGAAGACTACGTCCCCTTCCTCGCGTCCACGGCCGGGGTCAGGCTGATGCTTCACGAGCAGAGGTCATACCCCTTCATCAGAGATGAGGGCATCTACGCCATGTCAGGGACGGAGACGTCCATCGGGGTACTCGTG GCCTGTCTTCGCTCCTGCTTCCAAGACCACATGATCCATAACTGCAACTGTGGCCACTACCTGTACCCACTGCCCCGTGGGGAGAAATACTGCAACAACCGGGACTTCCCAGACTGGG CCCATTGCTACTCAGATCTACAGATGAGCGTGGCACAGAGAGAGACCTGCATTGGCATGTGCAAGGAGTCCTGCAA TGACACCCAGTACAAGATGACCATCTCCATGGCTGACTGGCCTTCTGAGGCCTCTGAG GACTGGATTTTCCACGTCTTGTCTCAGGAGCGGGACCAAAGCACCAATATCACCCTGAGCAG GAAGGGAATTGTCAAGCTCAACATCTACTTCCAAGAATTTAACTATCGCACCATTGAAGAATCAGCAGCCAATAAC ATCGTCTGGCTGCTCTCGAATCTGGGTGGCCAGTTTGGCTTCTGGATGGGGGGCTCTGTGCTGTGCCTCATCGAGTTTGGGGAGATCATCATCGACTTTGTGTGGATCACCATCATCAAGCTGGTGGCCTTGGCCAAGAGCCTACGGCAGCGGCGAGCCCAAGCCAGCTATGCTGGCCCACCGCCCACCGTGGCCGAGCTGGTGGAGGCCCACACCAACTTCGGCTTCCAGCCTGACACGGCCCCCCGCAGCCCCAACACCGGGCCCTACCCCAATGAGCAAGCGCTGCCCATCCCGGGCACCCCGCCCCCCAACTATGACTCCCTGCATCTGCAGCCACTGGACGTCATCGAGTCTGACAGTGAGGGTGATGCCATCTaa